A single genomic interval of halophilic archaeon DL31 harbors:
- a CDS encoding N-acyl-D-glutamate deacylase (KEGG: nmg:Nmag_3978 N-acyl-D-glutamate deacylase~PFAM: D-aminoacylase, C-terminal; Amidohydrolase 1) translates to MVHAHKYHYPGGCRTGGKTVTADLLLENARIVDGTGAPWFRGSIAVENGQIQRVVRGDAAVDAERTVDLDQQVVSPGFVDTHSHSDLELFADPVLAPKIKQGITTEILGQDGFSMAPMHREGGAEEWARHLSGLAGDVDVDWNWDDTTEYLDAVAANGIGPNIATLVGHGTVRFNVLGMSDDTPTDEELAEMASLVDDALEAGAIGFSTGLVYSPQVNASTEEVQQLAAELAPYGRPFVAHIRSEGRWIWEALDEFVDIGMAEQIPLHLSHYKMSGTEQQGKAARANHLLEAARERGVDITAEQYPYTAGNTLLSAVLPPWVHADGPEAVLETLQDEESRERIKQDVEEWRIDGWENQGARSGWENIVVRNLDTAAWQVYEGETVAAIAADRDQHPVLTVCDILVDETLSPAMILHTIAESDVQEIMANERVGVATDGLFGAFPHPRTYGTYPRILGSYVREENHLTLEEAVRKMTSLPARAMGLDSKGVIRPGMDADLVVFDPATVRTPATFDNPRQSPKGMPHVLVDGEFVVRDGELTGATPGEAIRQ, encoded by the coding sequence GTGGTGCATGCACACAAGTATCACTATCCGGGCGGCTGCCGGACGGGAGGAAAGACAGTGACCGCCGATCTGCTTCTCGAGAACGCTCGCATCGTCGACGGGACGGGCGCACCGTGGTTCCGTGGGAGCATCGCCGTCGAAAACGGCCAAATCCAGCGCGTCGTCCGTGGGGACGCCGCCGTGGACGCGGAGCGGACAGTCGACCTCGACCAGCAGGTGGTCTCTCCCGGATTCGTCGATACGCACTCCCACTCCGACCTCGAACTGTTTGCGGACCCCGTCCTGGCGCCGAAAATCAAGCAAGGGATCACGACGGAAATCCTCGGTCAGGACGGCTTCTCGATGGCGCCGATGCACCGCGAAGGTGGCGCCGAGGAGTGGGCGCGCCACCTCTCGGGGCTCGCCGGCGACGTGGATGTGGACTGGAACTGGGACGACACCACGGAGTACCTCGACGCCGTGGCGGCGAACGGCATCGGGCCGAACATCGCGACGCTCGTGGGGCACGGAACGGTGCGGTTCAACGTGCTCGGTATGTCGGACGACACACCGACCGACGAGGAGTTGGCGGAGATGGCGTCTCTCGTCGACGACGCGCTCGAGGCGGGCGCCATCGGCTTCTCGACAGGGCTGGTCTACTCGCCCCAGGTAAACGCCTCGACGGAGGAGGTCCAGCAGCTCGCGGCCGAGCTCGCCCCGTACGGTCGCCCCTTCGTTGCCCACATCCGGAGTGAAGGCCGATGGATCTGGGAGGCGCTGGATGAGTTCGTAGACATCGGCATGGCGGAGCAGATCCCTCTCCACCTCTCGCACTACAAGATGTCCGGCACTGAGCAGCAGGGGAAAGCTGCCCGGGCGAACCATCTGCTCGAGGCGGCGCGCGAGCGCGGCGTCGACATCACGGCCGAGCAGTACCCCTACACGGCGGGAAACACGCTCCTGTCTGCCGTGCTGCCGCCGTGGGTGCACGCCGACGGCCCGGAGGCTGTTCTCGAGACGCTCCAGGACGAGGAATCCCGTGAACGCATCAAGCAGGACGTTGAGGAGTGGCGCATCGACGGCTGGGAGAACCAGGGCGCCCGCTCGGGCTGGGAGAACATCGTCGTCCGAAATCTCGACACTGCGGCGTGGCAGGTGTACGAGGGCGAGACGGTCGCCGCCATCGCCGCCGACAGGGACCAGCACCCGGTGCTGACCGTCTGTGATATCCTTGTCGACGAAACGCTCTCACCGGCGATGATCCTCCACACGATCGCCGAGTCGGACGTGCAGGAGATCATGGCCAACGAGCGCGTCGGCGTCGCCACAGACGGGTTGTTCGGCGCGTTCCCGCATCCCCGGACATACGGCACCTATCCGCGCATCTTGGGGAGTTACGTGCGTGAGGAGAACCACCTCACGCTGGAGGAAGCGGTACGGAAGATGACCTCGCTGCCCGCGCGGGCGATGGGTTTGGACAGCAAAGGCGTGATTCGACCGGGAATGGACGCCGACCTCGTGGTGTTCGACCCGGCAACGGTCAGGACGCCAGCGACGTTCGACAACCCACGACAGTCACCGAAGGGGATGCCACACGTGCTGGTCGACGGGGAGTTCGTCGTCCGAGACGGCGAGCTGACAGGGGCGACGCCCGGAGAAGCGATCCGA